gagtcgaagtaagacagaatatttggagtgtaagtttagcggccgtaggagtagggaggcagggacaatcaccctagatgggacagttgttcaggcctcggattgcttccggtatttaggatctattatccaaatggatggagaagtagatggagatgttgcccataggattaaagctggttggtcgaagtggaagagtgctacgggtttcctttgtgattccggcatgcctaatagattgaagggaaaattctaccggacggcaattagaccagcattgttatatggtacggagtgttgggcagtgaaacactgccacatccataagatgtcggtggcggagatgcgtatgttgagatggatgtgtggtcacacgagaaaggaccgggtgcgtaatgaaataattaggacaaaagtaggggtcacatctattgagaataaaatgagagaaaaccgactaaggtggtttggccatgtgagacgtagagcgcttgatgcgccggttaggagaaccgaagagtggcaaagggatgtagtggtgaggggtaggggaagacctaagcaaacttggaggagggtgatcgagagtgatatgagtttattgggaattgaggaaaatatggtagtggataggacggagtggagggagcgaatctgtgtcgctgacacgacttgattttcacggttttatatgatggttcatgttagccgaccccgaatcatttcgggactaaggctttgttgttgtatgCTACTAAACAATGCACAATTTTCTCGCTAATAATTGTTTTTCTTCAGTGTTTGACCTTTTGTATCATAGGAAGTTAAGTGGTAAAAGGTGTTGTATTTTTTCTGGTTTTGCAATTGTGGTGGTTATATCATTATGCATTCAACAATTTAAGAGTTGGTTATGCAGTGAGACATGTCATATTACTCTTGTATTCTATATGTTAACTCATTTATCTTTATATTGGATTTTAGGTGTCCCATGGACAGCAGAGGAGCATCGACTATTTTTAGTTGGTCTTCAGAAATTGGGGAAAGGAGATTGGCGTGGAATAGCTCGAACATATGTGGTTTCTAGAACTCCTACTCAGGTAGCAAGCCATGCTCAAAAGTATTTCATCCGTCAGAATAATGCCATTCGAAGAAAGAGACGGTCAAGCCTTTTTGATATGGTTCCTGACATGGTAtgctattttttctttttctactttctgtaccttttttttttcaattacttgttataaacatatttaaacacTGGTACCTGGCTTTGCATGTTGTGATTCAATAGAATGCCAATAACAATTAGCTTTAACCTGGCAGTTGGGAGTTGGGATTCTGAAAATACAAAATTATTCAAGTAAACACCATATTGCGTAAAATCCAACTTATAATTAGTTGGCTGTGTTTCATCAGAGTAATTGTTATTTGGTGCCCTTGGGATAAATGTGCTATCTAATACAGAAACTATTGTCATGTCAATATCTGGTAGCACCAGATGGAGATGTATACTTATGTTATTTGTACTGTCTTTGGACGCTGAATTGATCAAATTATGTCTGTGATTGACAATGTGTTTGCAGGCCACTGAACCCCAACCAGTACCAGAAGAGCATGAGTTGTTGCCACCATGTCATGTAGAAAATGACAATGCAGATCTGCTGCCTTTGCTGAACCTCTCTTTGAAGCCAGAATATGAACCCATGGAAACACAATTAGAGGAACCTGATGAAACAGTAGCAGCTTCCAATGATTTTAAAGAAACTGTTCCCCAATTAAATGAATATGCACCAGCAGTTACTCAGTTAAGTGAATTCAAATCGTTTGTTCCTGGGTTATACCCTGCATATATGCCGATCCCTTATTCATTTTGGCCTCCAAATGCAAACCCTTTTGAAGAGGTAAAAAGTTCAGAGACTTCAAGTCACGAGGTCTTAAGGCCGGTGCCAATGTTTCCCAAGCAGCCTGTCAATGTAGATCAACTAGTTGGGTTGTCTCACCTTTGTATAGGTGAGACTGAAAGAGGCCACAGAGAGCCTTCACCCCTGTCCTTAAAGTTAATAGGAGAACCGTCGAGGCAGTCTGCCTTCCATCCTAATGCTCCGGTAAGCGGGTCAGAATTGAGCCAGCGCAAGGGTAGTCCTATACAAGCAGTTTAAATTGAGTAAAATGAGCAGTTGAACCGTAGATTTAGTTTCTTCTCGTGTAGAATCCAATTTTCTGTCGCCTTTTTTCCTTTCTCACAGCGTCAAGTTTTTGTGGTTCCTTGTAGCATATAGGGTGAATTTGGTCTCTGATATTTTATTCTTTCTAACTGTAATCAGCTAGAAGTGTTAAATAATTGAATGTGTATGGCAACAAATTGccatttcttttttcttgtttttcatcGGTGTCAAAGGTTGAACATGGATACTCCAGAATTACTGTAATGCAGGTGTTAGGATTACTGTTCCCCAAATGTATGTATTCTATGGAGTTGTAAGTTATTCATCAGAAGTTCACAAAACTTTTTAGTATCTGTTTCTAAAAACTTTAAATTCTTTTTATGACTATGAAAAACTAACTAcacaaaatatatgttttataattggacaagtttaaggggtaaattgttacaattgaaagttgagggggacagttgcaacatttggacgaGTTCAGGGGGtcatttgtgtattaggccataAATAATAGTCAAAGTAATAACAGTGTTATCTTAAATAACAGGTAGAGCATTAATGTGATAACTTGAAAGTCAATAACAATAACAATGTTATTAAATACAATAATAACGCTATTCACACATGATAATAACATGGGAATTTAAATACAATAATAACGCTATTCACACGTGATAATAACATGGGTATTTGGCTTACAAATTAGTGAGTTCCAACCCatcttcttaaaaaaaaaaaagttagccTTACATTTGCAAAATTGTATGCACTTCAAACTGGGTGTTAAAAAATGGATGGATTATTACCCATCCAGCCCACTTAATTTCATAAATGGATTATAGATGGGtcgaaaaaaataataaaatttgatatTGATGAGTTATTATTAGGgatgtaaatgagccgagccgcttATGAGCGGTTCGGTGTTCGGATCGATAAAAGTTCGGTTCGATttggctcgatttgtaaacgagccgctcgtgagcaCGATTTATTGGTTCAGTTTGTAAACGAAGCTCGGCTAAAAAGCTCGCGAataggctcgattagaacatttaagAACAAATTTTGGTTCTGtagaaaaatatatagttttgtgttagttcacaaatatctaaacttaatattatttcatttgctattagattagttcgttcacaaacataataaataactaatagacgaactatttgtaagcatcttgtttatttattcacgaactttgcttgtgagcttgtttatgtacaaaattaaagagttatttgcgagcaaatttcacaaatataattaatgatttactcacaaacaatttatggttagataattttcttaatgaaccaagtccaaagagaattttgggctcgaaacaagctcgaagctcggctcgagctcgttaattttatagcaagcttaGCTCGGACTCGAGCTTGATAATTTTATAGCGAGTCGagctt
The window above is part of the Euphorbia lathyris chromosome 3, ddEupLath1.1, whole genome shotgun sequence genome. Proteins encoded here:
- the LOC136223690 gene encoding transcription factor MYBS3, encoding MTRRCSHCSNNGHNSRTCPTRSAGASSSSALAAAGVRLFGVRLTDGSIIKKSASMGNLSAHYHSSSSAAASPNPESPLSDHIRDSGNDGYLSDDPAHTNRRGERKKGVPWTAEEHRLFLVGLQKLGKGDWRGIARTYVVSRTPTQVASHAQKYFIRQNNAIRRKRRSSLFDMVPDMATEPQPVPEEHELLPPCHVENDNADLLPLLNLSLKPEYEPMETQLEEPDETVAASNDFKETVPQLNEYAPAVTQLSEFKSFVPGLYPAYMPIPYSFWPPNANPFEEVKSSETSSHEVLRPVPMFPKQPVNVDQLVGLSHLCIGETERGHREPSPLSLKLIGEPSRQSAFHPNAPVSGSELSQRKGSPIQAV